In one window of Desulforhabdus amnigena DNA:
- a CDS encoding cobalamin B12-binding domain-containing protein — protein sequence MEERKIRILMAKFGEGHEQAMLKLARAFGEAGFEVIYTDLQDPRAIVASAIQESVDHIGITVLHGADIVTQFKNLFDSMKEHGISYIQVTAGGLLDVKYVPQLKSLGLVEFFPKGTTYDELINWAKKNIKAVE from the coding sequence ATGGAAGAGAGAAAAATCAGAATTTTGATGGCAAAGTTCGGAGAAGGTCACGAGCAAGCAATGTTAAAACTTGCAAGAGCTTTCGGAGAAGCCGGGTTTGAGGTTATTTACACAGATCTCCAGGACCCCAGAGCAATTGTCGCTTCTGCCATACAGGAGTCCGTGGATCATATCGGAATCACTGTGCTGCATGGAGCGGATATTGTTACTCAATTCAAAAACCTCTTCGACTCTATGAAAGAACACGGCATTTCGTATATTCAAGTCACTGCAGGGGGGCTTCTCGACGTAAAATACGTCCCTCAATTGAAGTCATTAGGTCTCGTTGAATTCTTTCCGAAAGGAACAACTTATGACGAACTGATCAATTGGGCAAAGAAAAACATCAAGGCTGTAGAGTAG